AGCTCATCGTGCCCGGCGACTGGCTCGACTACGAGGCCAAGTACCTCAGCCGGGCCGAGATCGCCGTCATCCCCGCGACGCTGCCCGAACGCGTGGCCGAGGACGTGCGCGAGCTGTCACTGCGCGCCTTCCGGGCGATCGGCGGCTACGGCCTGTCCCGCGTCGACTTCCTCTATGAGGAGGACACGGGGCGCCTGTACGTGCTGGAGGTCAACACCATGCCCGGCTTCACGTCCCGTTCCGTCTACGCCAGGGCCTGGGCCGCCAGCGGTGTCCCGTACCCCGTCCTGCTGCGCCGCCTCATCGACCTCGCGTTCGCCAGGAGCGGCTCATGATCCCCATGACGCTGGACGAGATCGCGCAGGTCGTCGGGGCGAGCCTGCATGACGTGCGCGACCCGCGGGAGCCGGTGACGGCGCCCTCGGCGGTCGACTCCCGCGAGGTGGCGCCCGGCGGCCTGTTCGCCGCGACGCCCGGCGCCCGCGTCGACGGTCACGACTACGCGGCCCGTGCCATCGAGGGCGGCGCCGTCGCCGTGCTGGCCTCGAGGCCGGTCGGCGTGCCCGCCCTCGTGGTCGAGGACGTCCAGCTCGCGCTCGGCCGGCTGGCCAGGCACGTGCTCGAACACCTCGGCCCGGCCGTGATCGGCCTGACCGGCTCCGTGGGCAAGACCACGACCAAGGACCTGCTGGCCCAGGTGCTCGAACGGCACGCCGCGACGGTCGCCACCGACAGGTCGTTCAACAACGAGCTCGGGCTGCCGCTCACCGTGCTGCGTGCCGACGCCACCACCCGATACCTGGTGCTGGAGATGGGCGCGAGCCGGAAGGGCGACCTGACGTATCTGACCGGGATCGCACCGCCCCAGGTGGGGCTGGTGCTCAATGTCGGCACCGCGCACGCGGAGCGCATGGGAGGCGGGCCGGCCGCCGTGGCCGAGGCCAAAGGCGAGCTGGTCGAGGCGCTTCCTGCGGACGGGTTCGCCCTGCTCAACGCCGACGACCCGTACGTCATGGGCATGGCCGGCCGCACCAGGGCCCGGATCCTGTCGTACGGCGGGTCGGCGCGGGCGCAGGTGCGGGCCGAGGA
This portion of the Sphaerisporangium krabiense genome encodes:
- a CDS encoding UDP-N-acetylmuramoyl-tripeptide--D-alanyl-D-alanine ligase; translated protein: MIPMTLDEIAQVVGASLHDVRDPREPVTAPSAVDSREVAPGGLFAATPGARVDGHDYAARAIEGGAVAVLASRPVGVPALVVEDVQLALGRLARHVLEHLGPAVIGLTGSVGKTTTKDLLAQVLERHAATVATDRSFNNELGLPLTVLRADATTRYLVLEMGASRKGDLTYLTGIAPPQVGLVLNVGTAHAERMGGGPAAVAEAKGELVEALPADGFALLNADDPYVMGMAGRTRARILSYGGSARAQVRAEDVRMDDRARTAFTLVTPSGRAPVALDLIGEHQVSNALAAAAVATALGLDVAEIAGGLNAARRRSPGRLEIVERPDGVTVVNDAYNASPESMRAGLRAVKALAGARRTVAVLGAMGQQADASRARHAEMGRLVADLRFDVLIAVGAGDPLAMAEAAESSNPGVAVHAAEDVAGALRLATALVEPGDVVFVKASSEIGLGALARALAAPPS